Genomic window (Chloroflexota bacterium):
AGCAGCCAAGTCTGGGCTATGCAGTTCCCCTTGGCAATGCCGCGCCGGGATCGGCTCTTCTACGGCTGATCTGCACCCCCGGCATGCCGGACCGTCCCGTGGTGGGAAAGAGCGCCGGTTTGCCGACGCGGACGCGCACTTCTTCACACGCGGGAAACTTCGCAAGCAGCGTGGCGGCAATGCGGTCTGCCAGATGTTCTAATAGCTTGCACCGCGTGTTTTC
Coding sequences:
- the folB gene encoding dihydroneopterin aldolase, which gives rise to MTQDSVFIEGMRLPAHIGVTEEERDSPQVLRFDLELRCDLRPAGASDDVSNTIDYGAVYRHVVNVVENTRCKLLEHLADRIAATLLAKFPACEEVRVRVGKPALFPTTGRSGMPGVQISRRRADPGAALPRGTA